Proteins from a genomic interval of Kribbella aluminosa:
- a CDS encoding SDR family NAD(P)-dependent oxidoreductase produces the protein MTAGSVLLVGGSSEIGMAVLMQLLGPAPRQVILAGRPSGELWRNAEKLREAGYPVDTAEYDAALDTGELDGMLDKVCAERPLELAIVAVGSMATTSFAEGLLVNGTAISLLLQALVRRKPEQVVLLSSAAAVRPRASIAAYSLGKQLADSTALVLGRQSDVRVLVVRPGFVTTRMTAGLSKPPLATTPERVARRVAAAIELRKTVVWVPGAMSLAVRVLNLLPRKLLPAAWR, from the coding sequence ATGACCGCGGGATCGGTCCTACTTGTTGGTGGCTCCTCCGAAATCGGGATGGCGGTACTGATGCAGTTGCTCGGCCCAGCGCCGCGGCAGGTGATCCTGGCCGGCCGCCCGAGCGGCGAGCTCTGGCGGAACGCCGAGAAGCTCCGTGAGGCCGGGTATCCGGTGGACACGGCGGAGTACGACGCCGCGCTCGACACCGGCGAGCTGGACGGGATGCTCGACAAGGTCTGTGCGGAACGCCCGCTGGAGCTGGCGATCGTCGCAGTCGGATCGATGGCGACCACCTCCTTCGCGGAGGGGCTGCTGGTGAACGGTACGGCGATCTCGCTGCTGCTGCAGGCCTTGGTACGGCGGAAGCCCGAGCAGGTCGTGCTGCTGTCCTCGGCGGCTGCGGTCCGGCCGCGGGCGTCGATCGCGGCGTACTCGCTCGGCAAGCAACTGGCGGACTCGACCGCGCTGGTGCTGGGGCGGCAGTCCGACGTGCGGGTTCTCGTCGTACGGCCTGGGTTCGTGACGACGCGGATGACGGCCGGGCTGTCGAAACCGCCGCTGGCGACGACACCCGAGCGGGTGGCCCGGCGGGTCGCGGCGGCGATCGAGCTGCGCAAGACCGTTGTCTGGGTACCAGGCGCGATGAGTCTCGCCGTACGGGTGCTCAACCTGCTGCCCCGCAAGCTCCTTCCGGCGGCCTGGCGATGA
- a CDS encoding ABC transporter ATP-binding protein, with product MTLVRCTEAARTFGQGDQAVVAVHGSTCAVEPGARIAITGSSGSGKSTLLHLLAGLETPTGGAVEWPELGNSAAERSRDIAVVFQGPSLLPALTVAENVGLAAVLTGVSETEADRRAAAAMETVGVAMLTDQLADTLSGGQAQRVAIARAIALRPRLVLADEPTGQLDGETGAHVLDVLMAAVAETGAALVVTTHDPAVAGRLGEHWQMNDGRLVVPAREGVR from the coding sequence ATGACGCTCGTTCGGTGTACGGAGGCCGCCCGCACCTTCGGTCAGGGTGATCAGGCAGTGGTGGCGGTGCATGGCAGCACCTGTGCGGTCGAGCCGGGTGCGCGGATCGCGATCACCGGCTCGTCCGGCTCCGGAAAGTCGACCCTCCTGCATCTGCTGGCCGGCCTCGAAACCCCGACCGGTGGAGCGGTCGAGTGGCCGGAGCTGGGAAACAGTGCGGCGGAGCGTTCGCGTGACATCGCCGTCGTCTTCCAAGGACCCAGCCTGTTGCCGGCGTTGACCGTGGCGGAGAACGTCGGCCTGGCCGCCGTACTCACAGGCGTTTCCGAGACCGAGGCCGATCGGCGCGCGGCCGCCGCGATGGAGACGGTCGGCGTCGCCATGCTGACCGATCAGCTCGCCGACACGCTGTCCGGTGGGCAGGCGCAGCGGGTGGCCATCGCCCGCGCGATCGCCCTCCGGCCGCGGCTGGTACTCGCCGACGAGCCGACCGGGCAACTCGACGGGGAAACCGGCGCGCACGTTCTCGACGTACTGATGGCGGCTGTCGCCGAGACCGGCGCTGCGCTGGTCGTGACGACGCATGATCCGGCCGTCGCCGGACGCCTTGGTGAGCATTGGCAGATGAATGACGGCCGGCTCGTGGTGCCGGCCCGGGAAGGTGTCCGATGA
- a CDS encoding FAD-binding oxidoreductase — protein MTSEDHGPTTLSGWGRTIRRRCEVRRPTFDGGLVEAVLDTPRLTVRGAGKSYGDAALPGEDAGDVLDLTAFDRIVSFDEGDGVVIVEGGALLKDVIDQTLPLGWKLPVVPGTERITIGGAIASDVHGKNHPGAGSFGQHVLWIALLRSDGTIAQLSAGQDADGFWATIGGMGLTGVILRAAIQLQRVDTGWMIRNRRRTRSLDETVAAMQAGETRQELDPERHVVAWLDAHTHGASLGRGIVDEYYGASTLDLPGAVAPFPENRSSGSRHPRSLPGPGVVTGATIAAASAARWHLSRSGNSQLVAMRSALCPLDRADGWPAAFGRSGLVQYQFAVPPEEIGTIHEVLAYLGTHGLTPALATLKNLGFGTAGALSFPIPGWTLAVDLPARRLQPGTMHPIDKLIAGAGGRVYLAKDAVTDPELIPLMYPRLPTWRRTRQRLDPAGRWTSGLAERLGLLS, from the coding sequence GTGACATCCGAAGATCACGGCCCCACGACGCTGTCCGGCTGGGGCCGCACGATACGCCGGAGGTGTGAGGTGCGGCGACCGACGTTCGACGGCGGGCTGGTCGAAGCGGTCCTGGACACGCCGCGGCTGACCGTGCGCGGTGCCGGGAAGAGCTACGGCGACGCCGCGCTCCCGGGCGAAGATGCCGGTGACGTGCTCGACCTGACCGCGTTCGACCGGATCGTCTCGTTCGACGAGGGCGACGGTGTCGTGATCGTCGAGGGCGGCGCGCTGCTGAAGGACGTGATCGACCAGACCCTCCCGCTTGGCTGGAAACTCCCGGTGGTTCCCGGGACCGAGCGGATCACGATCGGCGGCGCGATCGCGTCGGACGTCCACGGTAAGAACCATCCGGGCGCGGGTTCGTTCGGCCAGCACGTGCTGTGGATCGCCTTGCTGCGTTCGGACGGCACGATCGCCCAGCTGTCGGCAGGCCAGGACGCGGACGGGTTCTGGGCCACGATCGGCGGTATGGGGCTGACCGGCGTGATCCTCCGGGCGGCCATCCAGCTGCAGCGGGTGGACACCGGCTGGATGATCCGGAACCGCCGCCGGACCCGTTCGCTGGACGAGACCGTCGCGGCGATGCAAGCGGGCGAGACCCGGCAGGAGCTCGATCCGGAGCGGCATGTCGTCGCCTGGCTGGACGCGCACACCCACGGCGCGAGCCTCGGCCGCGGCATCGTCGACGAGTACTACGGTGCCTCGACGCTGGACCTCCCGGGCGCCGTCGCGCCGTTCCCCGAGAACAGGTCGTCCGGCAGCCGGCACCCCCGATCGCTGCCCGGTCCCGGCGTGGTGACCGGCGCGACGATCGCCGCGGCGTCGGCCGCGCGCTGGCACCTGAGCAGGTCCGGGAACTCGCAGCTCGTCGCGATGCGCTCCGCGTTGTGCCCGCTCGATCGCGCCGACGGCTGGCCCGCGGCCTTCGGGCGGAGCGGGCTGGTGCAGTACCAGTTCGCCGTACCGCCGGAAGAGATCGGCACGATCCACGAAGTACTCGCGTACCTCGGCACCCACGGGCTGACGCCGGCGCTGGCGACGTTGAAGAACCTCGGCTTCGGTACGGCGGGCGCGCTGTCGTTCCCGATCCCGGGCTGGACGCTCGCGGTCGATCTCCCGGCGCGCCGGCTGCAGCCCGGCACCATGCACCCGATCGACAAGCTGATCGCGGGCGCCGGCGGCCGGGTGTACCTGGCGAAGGACGCGGTCACCGACCCGGAGCTGATCCCGTTGATGTACCCGCGGTTGCCGACCTGGCGACGTACACGGCAACGGCTGGACCCGGCCGGGCGCTGGACGTCCGGGCTGGCCGAGCGCCTCGGACTGCTGTCATGA
- a CDS encoding response regulator transcription factor, with protein sequence MKSTAERTPVVIVEDDDRIGRLLERALTGNGYESFWARTGRAGLAVARREQAEVVLLDLGLPDADGVDLARRLRAELPGLLLVMLTARGEEIDIVSGLDAGADDYLVKPFSLTVLLARLRAHLRRRPAPRVEGPVAIADLTVDTAARRCTVAAAELPLRPKEYELLETLVLNAGAALSREDLMATVWDENWYGSTKTLDVTIAALRRRLESARDAVPSLRLPTVSTLRGHGYRLDPPATH encoded by the coding sequence GTGAAATCCACGGCCGAACGTACTCCGGTGGTCATCGTCGAGGACGATGACCGGATCGGGCGGTTGCTCGAGCGGGCGTTGACGGGGAACGGGTACGAGTCCTTCTGGGCGCGTACCGGGCGGGCCGGTCTGGCTGTTGCGCGCCGGGAACAGGCCGAGGTCGTCCTCCTGGACCTCGGCCTCCCCGACGCGGACGGGGTGGATCTCGCCCGGCGGTTGCGGGCCGAGCTGCCGGGGCTCCTGCTGGTGATGCTGACCGCGCGCGGCGAGGAGATCGACATCGTGTCGGGTCTGGACGCCGGGGCGGACGACTACCTGGTCAAGCCGTTCAGCCTGACCGTGCTGCTGGCGCGGCTTCGGGCGCACCTCCGCCGTCGCCCGGCGCCGCGCGTCGAAGGCCCGGTGGCGATCGCGGACCTGACCGTGGACACGGCAGCACGGCGCTGTACGGTCGCCGCCGCCGAGCTGCCGCTGCGGCCGAAGGAGTACGAGCTCCTGGAAACCCTGGTCCTGAACGCCGGTGCGGCGCTCTCCCGCGAGGACCTGATGGCGACGGTCTGGGACGAGAACTGGTACGGCTCCACGAAAACCCTCGACGTGACGATCGCGGCTCTACGTCGCCGACTGGAGTCGGCCCGCGACGCCGTACCGTCGCTGCGGCTGCCTACGGTGTCGACGCTTCGCGGCCACGGGTATCGCTTGGATCCGCCCGCCACCCACTGA
- a CDS encoding response regulator transcription factor — MRVLIVEDEVPLAETVRHGLTEDGFVVEVVHNGEDAVWAATENAYDVIVLDIMLPKLNGYKVLEQIRERGVWSPVLMLTAKDGDYDQTDAFDLGADDYLTKPFSFIVLVARLRALIRRGAPERPVVMTAGDLALDPVRRRVERAGQEVVLTRREYGLLEFLMRHRGETVSKAEILDSVWDPAFEGDPNVVEVYIRYLRLKLDAPFERNAIQTQRGMGYRLDPDGG; from the coding sequence ATGCGGGTGCTGATTGTCGAGGACGAGGTCCCCCTGGCCGAGACGGTTCGGCACGGGCTGACCGAGGACGGGTTCGTGGTCGAGGTCGTGCACAACGGCGAGGACGCCGTCTGGGCCGCGACGGAGAACGCGTACGACGTCATCGTGCTCGACATCATGTTGCCGAAACTGAACGGCTACAAGGTGCTCGAGCAGATCCGCGAACGCGGCGTCTGGTCGCCGGTGCTGATGCTGACCGCGAAGGACGGCGACTACGACCAGACCGACGCGTTCGACCTCGGCGCCGACGACTACCTGACCAAGCCGTTCAGCTTCATCGTGCTGGTCGCCCGGCTGCGCGCGCTGATCCGGCGGGGCGCCCCCGAACGCCCGGTCGTGATGACCGCCGGCGACCTGGCCCTCGACCCGGTCCGGCGCCGCGTCGAACGCGCCGGCCAGGAGGTCGTGCTGACCCGCCGCGAGTACGGCCTGCTCGAGTTCCTGATGCGGCATCGCGGCGAGACCGTCAGCAAGGCCGAGATCCTGGACAGCGTCTGGGACCCGGCCTTCGAGGGCGATCCGAACGTCGTCGAGGTCTACATCCGGTACCTGCGCCTCAAACTCGACGCGCCCTTCGAACGCAACGCCATCCAGACGCAGCGCGGCATGGGCTACCGCCTCGACCCCGACGGCGGCTGA
- a CDS encoding ABC transporter ATP-binding protein: MTDDVLWCHDLYRFYRSGDEETLALRGVSLRVARGEVVAVVGPSGSGKSTLLACLAGLDEPDGGAVTLGGERVSHRPEAERARIRSRRLGVLLQYGNLVTHLSVRANIQLVQARAKGERPAPDDLLEQVGLRERASALPRELSGGELARAGLAVALSNDPDVLLADEPTGELDGRTEQVVLDLIRARAGDGRGVLLVTHSPAVTGIADRVITLSDGRIAA; the protein is encoded by the coding sequence ATGACCGACGACGTGTTGTGGTGCCACGACCTGTACCGGTTCTATCGCTCCGGTGACGAGGAGACGCTGGCGCTGCGCGGCGTCAGCCTGCGGGTCGCCCGCGGCGAGGTCGTTGCCGTGGTCGGACCGTCCGGCTCCGGCAAATCGACGTTGCTCGCCTGCCTGGCAGGGCTGGACGAACCGGACGGCGGCGCGGTGACGCTCGGCGGTGAACGGGTCAGCCACCGGCCGGAGGCCGAGCGTGCGCGGATCCGCAGCCGTCGCCTCGGCGTCCTGCTGCAGTACGGAAATCTCGTCACACATCTGTCGGTGCGGGCGAACATCCAGCTGGTCCAGGCCCGGGCCAAGGGCGAACGGCCGGCGCCTGACGACCTGCTCGAGCAGGTCGGGCTGCGGGAGCGGGCGTCCGCACTGCCCCGTGAGCTGTCCGGCGGAGAGCTGGCCCGCGCGGGCCTTGCGGTTGCGTTGAGCAACGATCCCGACGTACTGCTGGCCGATGAGCCGACCGGTGAGCTCGACGGCCGGACCGAGCAGGTCGTCCTGGACCTGATCCGGGCCCGCGCCGGCGACGGCCGCGGCGTTCTGCTGGTGACACACAGTCCGGCGGTGACCGGGATCGCGGATCGCGTGATCACCTTGTCCGACGGGAGGATCGCGGCATGA
- a CDS encoding ABC transporter permease: protein MMTLWLRGLVQRRAWRLLATAAGVGLSVALIAAIGAFLTASKATMTARAVATVAVDWQVEVQPGGDPATVLAAVRQAPGIAQALPVQFGRTTGFQAAIAGSTQSTGPGVVLGIPKDYRATFPGEVRQLTGRSDGVLLAQQTAANLHAAPGDTIRIGRPGLPPVSVTVDGVIDLPQADSLFQKVGAPPQSQPSAPPDNVLLLPADRFAQLMGPVAAVDPQAIRTQVHANRTAALPHAPAAAYTSVVGAAHNLEAASTGSAVVGDNLAAALDAARSDAAYAQILFLCLGLPGAVLAALLTAAVAGSGAVRRRREQALLRVRGFGIRRVVGLAALEAGLVGVLGGLLGVLVAAIVGRTAFGSTSFGAGTGATLLWFGIAFGVGLVIAGLTVLLPAVRDLRGSSVVAARRQVDRARNPLWMRLGLDFICLVVSLLVFRASSGNNYSLVLAPEGVPQISVSYWAFFGPALLWIGGALLLWRLASLALAHGRGALTVLVRPLTGPLARTTAASMSRQRTPLVRSVVLLALAISFAVSTATFNATYRQQAEADAQLTNGADVTVTESPGVVAGPGAGTALAAIPGVRKVEPLQHRLAYVGSDLQDFYGVRPDTIAGSTALQDAYFVGGTARALLQKLAQRPDSILVSDETVKDFQLSPGDLIRLRLQDSRTKGFRTVAFHYAGIVKEFPTAPRDSFFVANAAYVAKATGNDAIGSFLVDTGGKNQAAVAAAVRSKLGDSAKVTDLTQVRAQVGSSLTSVDLAGLTRFELAFAVLIAAGAGGLVLALGLAERRRTFAIATVLGARRGQLRGLVLSEALAVTIGGLIGGALVAWGLSGMLIKVLTGVFDPPPSTAAVPWPYLSATLVVAVAAIAVGALASAQGSTRPAVEELREL, encoded by the coding sequence ATGATGACGCTCTGGTTGCGCGGCCTGGTTCAGCGCCGGGCGTGGCGGTTGCTGGCAACTGCGGCGGGTGTTGGTCTGTCCGTGGCGCTGATCGCCGCGATCGGCGCGTTCCTGACCGCCTCCAAGGCGACGATGACGGCTCGCGCGGTGGCGACGGTCGCGGTCGACTGGCAGGTCGAGGTACAGCCGGGCGGTGACCCGGCAACGGTGCTCGCCGCGGTGCGGCAGGCTCCGGGGATCGCGCAGGCGCTGCCGGTCCAGTTCGGCCGTACGACGGGATTCCAGGCCGCGATCGCCGGATCGACGCAGTCCACCGGGCCGGGCGTCGTCCTGGGGATCCCGAAGGACTACCGCGCCACGTTCCCGGGCGAGGTACGGCAGCTGACCGGGCGATCGGACGGCGTCCTGCTGGCGCAGCAGACCGCGGCGAACCTGCACGCGGCGCCCGGCGACACGATCCGGATCGGCCGGCCAGGACTGCCGCCCGTGTCGGTGACAGTGGACGGCGTGATCGACCTGCCGCAGGCCGACTCGCTCTTCCAGAAGGTGGGCGCGCCGCCGCAGTCGCAACCGTCCGCGCCACCCGACAACGTCCTGCTGCTGCCCGCCGACCGCTTCGCTCAGCTGATGGGCCCGGTCGCCGCCGTGGACCCGCAGGCGATCAGGACCCAGGTCCACGCGAACCGTACCGCGGCGCTGCCGCATGCTCCGGCGGCCGCCTATACCTCGGTCGTTGGGGCCGCCCACAACCTGGAGGCGGCGTCGACGGGATCGGCCGTGGTGGGGGACAACCTGGCGGCGGCGCTCGACGCGGCGCGGAGTGACGCGGCGTACGCGCAGATCCTGTTCCTCTGCCTCGGTCTGCCGGGCGCTGTGCTGGCGGCATTGCTGACCGCTGCGGTGGCCGGATCCGGAGCCGTCCGGCGACGGCGCGAACAGGCGCTGTTGCGGGTCCGCGGATTCGGGATCCGCCGGGTTGTCGGCCTGGCCGCGCTGGAGGCCGGGCTGGTCGGCGTTCTCGGCGGACTGCTGGGCGTGCTCGTGGCGGCGATCGTCGGGCGTACGGCGTTCGGCAGTACGTCGTTCGGCGCCGGGACGGGGGCTACGTTGCTGTGGTTCGGCATCGCGTTCGGCGTCGGTCTGGTGATCGCCGGGCTGACGGTGCTGCTGCCCGCGGTCCGTGATCTGCGCGGCAGCAGTGTGGTCGCCGCGCGCCGTCAGGTCGACCGGGCCCGCAATCCGTTGTGGATGCGTCTCGGGCTCGACTTCATCTGCCTGGTCGTGTCGCTGCTGGTGTTCCGTGCGTCGAGCGGCAACAACTACTCGCTGGTGCTCGCGCCCGAGGGCGTACCGCAGATCTCGGTGTCCTACTGGGCGTTCTTCGGGCCGGCCTTGTTGTGGATCGGCGGGGCACTGTTGCTGTGGCGGCTCGCGTCGCTGGCGCTGGCGCACGGGCGCGGCGCGTTGACGGTGCTGGTACGGCCGCTGACCGGACCGCTGGCGCGGACGACCGCCGCGAGCATGTCCCGGCAGCGCACGCCGCTGGTGCGTTCCGTCGTACTGCTGGCGCTGGCGATCTCGTTCGCGGTGTCGACGGCGACGTTCAACGCGACGTACCGGCAGCAGGCGGAGGCCGATGCACAACTCACGAACGGCGCGGACGTCACCGTCACCGAGTCGCCAGGAGTCGTCGCGGGACCGGGCGCCGGTACTGCACTGGCCGCGATCCCCGGAGTACGCAAGGTGGAACCGCTGCAGCACCGGCTCGCGTACGTCGGGTCGGACCTGCAGGACTTCTACGGCGTACGGCCGGACACGATCGCCGGCTCGACCGCGTTGCAGGACGCGTACTTCGTCGGCGGTACGGCGCGGGCCCTGCTGCAGAAACTGGCCCAGCGGCCGGACTCGATCCTGGTCAGCGACGAGACCGTGAAGGACTTCCAGCTGTCGCCCGGGGACCTGATCCGCCTGCGGCTGCAGGACAGCCGGACGAAGGGCTTCCGGACCGTGGCCTTCCACTATGCCGGGATCGTGAAGGAGTTCCCGACGGCGCCCCGGGACAGCTTCTTCGTCGCGAACGCGGCGTACGTCGCCAAGGCGACCGGTAACGATGCGATCGGGTCGTTCCTGGTGGACACCGGCGGCAAGAACCAGGCGGCGGTCGCGGCCGCCGTACGCAGCAAGCTCGGCGACTCCGCGAAGGTCACGGACCTGACGCAGGTCCGGGCGCAGGTCGGGTCCAGCCTGACGTCGGTCGATCTGGCCGGGCTGACCCGGTTCGAGCTGGCGTTCGCGGTGCTGATCGCGGCCGGTGCGGGTGGTCTGGTCCTGGCCCTCGGGCTGGCCGAACGGCGTCGTACCTTTGCGATCGCGACCGTGCTCGGGGCTCGCCGCGGGCAGTTGCGCGGGTTGGTGCTGAGCGAGGCGCTCGCGGTGACGATCGGCGGCCTGATCGGCGGTGCGCTGGTGGCGTGGGGGCTGTCCGGGATGCTGATCAAGGTGCTGACCGGCGTGTTCGATCCGCCACCGTCGACGGCGGCCGTGCCGTGGCCGTACCTTTCGGCGACGCTGGTGGTCGCGGTGGCGGCGATCGCGGTCGGTGCGCTGGCGAGCGCGCAGGGGTCGACGAGACCCGCGGTCGAGGAGCTGCGGGAGCTGTGA
- a CDS encoding phosphatase PAP2 family protein produces MAPRTTAGLLLTVLGSLAFVVQADAAVEGDGLAAFDPQLTTNFVAHRTDVLSFFARAITFVGQVPVLTVLTVIAAGLIRLRTHRWRPAVVLAAGMTGAAILTYALKVLIGRHRPDASIVLGTVSNGFSFPSGHSLSGTVFFLLLAALLWYTGVSRALKIAGTAVAVVLSVAMGLSRVYLGYHWATDVLAGWTVAVTWLCLLATLVHLLSGWRADPSDTRGREASTP; encoded by the coding sequence GTGGCACCACGTACCACCGCCGGTCTGCTACTGACTGTCCTCGGCTCGCTGGCGTTCGTCGTCCAGGCGGACGCAGCGGTGGAAGGCGACGGCCTCGCCGCCTTCGACCCGCAGCTGACCACGAACTTCGTTGCCCACCGCACCGATGTGCTGAGCTTCTTCGCCCGGGCGATCACCTTCGTCGGCCAGGTCCCGGTGCTCACTGTTCTCACCGTGATCGCCGCCGGCCTGATCCGGCTTCGCACCCACCGCTGGCGACCTGCCGTCGTCCTCGCCGCCGGGATGACGGGTGCCGCGATCCTCACGTACGCCCTCAAGGTGCTGATCGGCCGGCATCGGCCGGACGCGAGCATCGTCCTCGGCACGGTCAGCAACGGGTTCTCGTTCCCGTCGGGGCACTCGCTGAGCGGCACAGTGTTCTTCCTGCTGCTCGCAGCGCTGCTCTGGTACACGGGCGTGTCCCGGGCACTGAAGATCGCCGGTACGGCGGTCGCTGTCGTGCTGAGCGTCGCGATGGGGCTCAGCCGCGTGTACCTCGGCTACCACTGGGCGACCGACGTACTGGCGGGGTGGACGGTGGCGGTGACCTGGCTGTGCCTGCTCGCCACGCTGGTGCACCTGCTCAGTGGGTGGCGGGCGGATCCAAGCGATACCCGTGGCCGCGAAGCGTCGACACCGTAG
- a CDS encoding sensor histidine kinase produces the protein MPAISWLRRATVRSRSTAAAVVVVAAAMALGAGVLLLLLQRGLISAASDAANVRVSDVASQVSDEGVDNLSADLARTTRASQIVQVLDSSGRVVAASSARADTVPLTRLRPAAGTVLRAEVGEMPLLDDDHDYLIVARGVDYGGTTYTAVVASSVETQRATVATVTQYLLLGFPVLLIVVGAASWMLTGQALRPVERIRSRVQGIESSDLTERVPVPETDDEIARLAATMNEMLDRLQAGQANQRRFVADASHELRSPLATVSAGLDVIEPTSRGQAWQGLHELMKGEAVRMQRLVENLLLLAKADDAALPLHRADVDLDDLLDTEVRRLRAAQRLEVQSDVRPVRVVGDPLRLSQLIRNLVDNAATAAHSTVRLSATEQDGSAVVTVEDDGDGIPESDRQRVFERFVRLDTSRARASGGSGLGLSIVQEIAKAHHGTVTLAPAASQGTVATVTLPLPTR, from the coding sequence TTGCCGGCGATCTCCTGGCTCCGCCGAGCCACCGTGCGGAGCAGATCGACCGCGGCCGCGGTGGTCGTCGTCGCGGCAGCGATGGCGCTCGGGGCCGGCGTACTGCTGCTGCTCCTGCAACGGGGGCTGATCAGCGCGGCCTCCGATGCCGCCAACGTGCGGGTCTCCGACGTCGCGTCGCAGGTCAGCGACGAAGGTGTCGACAACCTCAGCGCGGATCTCGCCAGGACCACGAGGGCGAGCCAGATCGTGCAGGTGCTGGACAGTTCCGGGCGGGTCGTCGCGGCGTCGTCGGCGCGGGCGGACACGGTTCCGCTGACCCGGTTGCGGCCGGCCGCCGGTACGGTCCTGCGGGCCGAGGTCGGCGAAATGCCCTTGCTGGACGACGATCACGACTACCTGATCGTTGCCCGCGGCGTCGACTACGGCGGTACGACGTACACCGCGGTGGTCGCGTCGTCGGTCGAGACACAGCGGGCGACCGTTGCCACGGTCACGCAGTACCTGCTGCTCGGGTTCCCGGTTCTGCTGATCGTGGTCGGCGCGGCGAGCTGGATGCTCACCGGGCAGGCGCTGCGTCCGGTGGAACGGATCCGGTCGCGGGTGCAGGGCATCGAGTCGAGCGATCTGACCGAGCGCGTCCCGGTGCCGGAGACCGACGACGAGATCGCCCGGCTGGCGGCGACCATGAACGAGATGCTCGACCGGTTGCAGGCCGGCCAGGCGAACCAGCGCCGATTCGTCGCCGACGCCAGCCACGAGCTCAGGTCACCGCTCGCGACGGTGTCGGCCGGCCTGGACGTGATCGAACCGACATCCCGCGGGCAGGCGTGGCAAGGGCTGCACGAGCTGATGAAGGGCGAGGCCGTCCGGATGCAGCGGCTGGTGGAGAACCTGCTGCTGCTCGCGAAGGCCGACGACGCCGCACTGCCGCTGCACCGCGCCGACGTCGACCTGGACGATCTGCTCGACACCGAGGTCCGGCGGCTGCGGGCGGCTCAGCGGCTCGAGGTGCAGTCCGACGTACGGCCGGTCCGGGTCGTCGGTGATCCGCTGCGGCTCAGCCAGCTGATCCGCAACCTGGTGGACAACGCCGCCACCGCCGCGCACAGCACGGTACGACTGAGCGCGACCGAGCAGGACGGCAGCGCGGTCGTCACGGTCGAGGACGACGGCGACGGGATCCCGGAGAGCGACCGGCAGCGGGTCTTCGAGCGTTTCGTCCGGCTGGACACCAGCCGGGCGCGGGCCAGCGGCGGCTCGGGGCTCGGCCTGTCGATCGTCCAGGAGATCGCCAAAGCGCATCACGGAACCGTCACACTGGCCCCGGCAGCCTCACAGGGAACCGTCGCAACGGTCACGTTGCCGCTGCCGACACGCTGA
- a CDS encoding phosphodiester glycosidase family protein, which produces MRKRWIALAICLLLVVPAVSYVRALLYPGNASFSVRTVEWFRDHGGGGLIDAIETWKYSHQQPPATGAPIDVTTPATVPAPTTGRPGVRPTSTGLPAVHLLPGIPALPHEGAWSVARQSTTGVPLIWTNWFRVDPGHLPVTAAAALMPRNTYHLHLQPGTREPTVGMQSKTGYSVPQADRSALVATFNAGFKMNDSHGGWWTTESAAVPLVDGRASVVISRDGSARIGTWNRTVRMTKDVVAVRQNLDPVIADGQVVPGLTVNANGRWGTVKSQFQYTWRSGLGTDANGNLIYVVGSKLTLATLAAAMHQAGIVQGMELDIHSAIVSFGIEQPGPNGTVTGHRLLPSISSPANRYLVDDQRDFFYVTAK; this is translated from the coding sequence TTGCGTAAACGGTGGATCGCACTGGCCATCTGCCTGTTGCTGGTGGTCCCCGCGGTCTCGTACGTCCGCGCGCTGCTCTACCCGGGCAACGCGAGCTTCAGCGTGCGGACCGTCGAATGGTTCCGCGACCACGGCGGCGGCGGTCTGATCGACGCGATCGAGACCTGGAAGTACTCGCACCAGCAGCCACCCGCAACCGGCGCACCGATCGATGTCACCACGCCCGCGACCGTTCCGGCTCCGACGACCGGTCGGCCAGGGGTGCGCCCGACGTCCACCGGGTTGCCGGCCGTCCACTTGCTGCCGGGTATCCCCGCGCTTCCACACGAGGGCGCCTGGTCGGTGGCGAGGCAGTCCACGACCGGCGTACCGCTGATCTGGACGAACTGGTTCCGCGTCGACCCCGGCCACCTGCCGGTGACGGCCGCGGCCGCGCTCATGCCGCGCAACACCTACCACCTGCACCTGCAGCCCGGCACCCGCGAGCCGACCGTCGGGATGCAGTCCAAGACCGGGTACTCCGTGCCACAAGCCGACCGGTCGGCCCTGGTGGCGACGTTCAACGCCGGGTTCAAGATGAACGACTCGCACGGCGGCTGGTGGACGACCGAGTCCGCCGCCGTACCGCTGGTCGACGGCCGCGCGTCGGTGGTGATCTCCCGCGACGGCTCGGCGCGGATCGGTACCTGGAACCGGACGGTACGGATGACGAAGGACGTCGTCGCGGTCCGGCAGAACCTCGATCCGGTGATTGCCGACGGCCAGGTCGTGCCCGGGCTGACGGTGAACGCGAACGGTCGCTGGGGAACGGTCAAGAGCCAGTTCCAGTACACCTGGCGGTCCGGTCTCGGAACCGATGCCAACGGCAACTTGATCTACGTGGTCGGCAGCAAGCTCACGCTCGCCACGCTGGCGGCGGCGATGCACCAGGCCGGCATCGTGCAGGGCATGGAACTCGACATCCACTCGGCGATCGTGAGTTTCGGCATCGAGCAGCCGGGGCCGAACGGCACGGTCACCGGGCACCGCCTGCTGCCGTCGATCAGCTCTCCGGCCAACCGCTACCTGGTCGACGACCAGCGTGACTTCTTCTATGTGACGGCGAAATGA